AACGCTTGGGGTGTGGGTGGTCGTTATCTTAGCGATAATTCAGCAGGCATTTAGTCAGTTGCGACGTCGCCGGTTGGTTGTGTAAATTGGTTGTTCGTGACTTTGAGTCATAAACAGCTGATTACTATGAAATTAGCTATTTAATTAAACGATGCTTACCAGTTGAAAAAACTGTAACTTAAATAAAGTGCGACGAAAAACGGTTGTTAAGTTTTTCGTCGCACTTTATTTTGGAAGGTTTTATAAGTGATTTATTAGTTATTGACTTGAGAATTTAAAAATAAATTTGTTTTTAAAGTCTTTTATTGAATAATAGTTTCAAAAATAAAAGAATATATTAAAACATATTGTAATTTAAATACATTGATGGTATATTAATGACAAGCAAATGAAAACGATTTCATTGAAAGGAGCGAGACTCATGCTTGGTTTTTCGGTTTATTTGAATCAGCCATTAGATACGCATCAATTTGAAAAAATGGCCAGCTTACAACAAGCCGGCTTTACCGGCGTCTTCACCTCGTTACATATTCCTGAAGAGGATGCGACGCAATATTTAGCACGGCTCAAGACTTTGGGTGCGGCCTGCCAGCGATTAGGTCTAACGTTGACCGCTGATGTGTCGGCGGCGGGTATGCGACGGATGGGACTAGCCATTGAGAATCCCAACGACATGATGGCATTAGGCGTTACTACCTTAAGAATTGATGATGGTGTTGAGATGGCAACTATTGCGTCCCTGTCACAGCAACTTCCAATTGCACTGAATGCAAGTACGATTACGACAGCCAATATTTTGGCGTTAAAGGCGGCTAATGCCAATTTTGATCATTTGGAAGCTTGGCACAACTATTATCCACGTCCCGAAACGGGATTAGATGAGGCCTGGTTGAAAACGAAGAATCAATGGTTACAAGCACAAGGGTTTACGACTATGGCATTTGTTGCCGGTGATGCTGAGCGACGTGGTCCCATTAAGGCGGGGTTACCAACGTTAGAATGTGATCGTAATCGTCAACCATTAGCCGCGGCTTTGAATTTATTACGATATGATCATGTCGATCGTGTCTATATTGGGGACCCAGCACTGAGTTGCCGCGTTCGCTACCAATTCGAACAGTATTTTAAAAATGATATTTTACAATTAACTGGTCGAACGACTGTCCCAGCATTGTATGATCAGCTTTGGCATAATCGGATTGATGTGGCGCGTGATGTGGTGCGACTCGTCGAAGGCCGTCAACGGTTAACTGCGATTATGCCTGTGCCGCCAGTTAGTCGACCAATTGGCGCCATTACAATTGATAATGACGCATACGGTCGCTATGTTGGCGAATTACAACTGATTAAACGCGGGTTGGCGCCGGATCAACGGGTGAACGTTGTCGGTCAAATCAGTGCTGCAGATGTGGCGTTATTACCATTAATTGGTGGTAATCAGGCCGTGAAGATAATTAAGGAGGAACCTAACCAATGAATTTAAGTCACTTAACTACTGAAACGCGTAATCAGAAAACGATGGCGCTCGACACCATGCCGGTTGCAGATGTTTTAACTTTAATGAATCAGGAAGATCAAAAGGTACCGACAGCGATTGCAAAAGTTTTACCCCAAGTTGAAACCGCTGTCAAAAGCATCATTAAAAGTTTCCAATCTGGTGGTCGCTTATTTTATATTGGCGCTGGCACTAGTGGACGCTTAGGCGTATTAGATGCTGCGGAGTGTGTGCCAACCTTTGGAACTGAGCCCGAGATGGTTCAAGGCTTAATCGCTGGTGGCATGACTGCCATGACCGTTGCAGTCGAAGGTGCAGAGGATTCTAAAGCATTTGGCAAACAAGATCTCGTCACTGCGCATTTAACCGCTAATGATACGGTTGTCGGGATTGCCGCAAGCGGTCGGACACCTTACGTGATTGGTGGTTTAGATTATGCCAAGACGGTGGGGGCAGCAACGGTGAGCTTGGCCTGTAATCCAGGAGCACTTATTAGTGAGCATGCGGATACTGCCATTGAAGTGGATGTTGGTCCTGAAATTTTAACTGGGTCAACCCGGCTAAAGTCAGGGACGGCTCAAAAATTAGTTTTGAATATGTTGTCGACTGTTTCAATGATTGGCATTGGTAAGGTCTATCAAAATTTAATGGTCGATGTTAAACCTACTAATGAAAAATTGGTTGAACGTGCTAAGCGCATCATCATGCAAGCCACGGATTGTTCAAGTACAACGGCAACGACGGCGTTTATCGCAGCAGATCAAGATGTGAAATTGGCAATCGTAATGGTTTTGACGGATTTGGATCATGATGAGGCGGCTAAACGATTACAAGCTGGGCAAGGTTTTGTTAGGAAAGCAATTTAATTAAGGAGGATTAAGCAGATGGCTGAAGATAAATATGTACGCATCGGGCAGGAAATCTATGATAATGTCGGTGGACCTCAAAATATTGCCAAGTTAATTCATTGTATGACACGGGTTCGAATGACAATTCGGGATGAATCATTAGTTGATATGGATGGCTTGAAGGCGATTAAGGGCGTCATGGGAGTTGTTCAAGAGGATACGCTACAGGTGATTGTCGGTCCCGGGACGGTTGACAAGGTCGCACAAGCGATGGTAGATGCCGTCGGGGTAAAGCTAGGTGATCCCTTTCCAGCACCGGAAACTTTTACGACGAAAACAACGCCGGCTACAAGTCAGTTGACAGATAAAGAACTGGTTGAAGCGAAAGCGAAAAAAGTGCATGCCGCTCAAAAGGCGAAGATTAAACAAACGCCGATGCGGAAGATATTAAGTGCAATCTCAAGTATTTTTATTCCATTAATACCAGTCTTTGTTGGTGCTGGTTTGATTTCTGGGATTGCGGCTATTTTATCTAACATGATGTTGGCCGGTGATATTGGTAAGAGTTGGACTGATTTTATCAATGTTTTAAAGGTCATCAACAGTGGCTTATTCACTTATTTAGTTATTTATGTTGGGATTAATAGTGCGACAGTGTTTGGCGCAACTGCTGGATTAGGTGGGGTAATTGGTGCCGTTACGATGTTAACCGGGATTACGCCACAAGCACCGATTCATAATATTTTTAATGGTCAGGCCTTATCAGCTGGTCAAGGTGGGATTATCGGTGTCATCTTTGCTGTATGGGTCTTATCAATTATTGAAAAATGGTTGCATAAGGTCATTCCGGATTCAATTGACATTATTATTACGCCAATGGTGTCGTTACTAGTCGTTGGGGTGTTTACCATTTTCTTGGTCATGCCAATTGCGGGTGTTATTTCAACGGGCTTAGTTGGTGGTGTGGAATGGGTCTTAAACGTTGGTGGCGCCTTCTCCGGTTTCATTTTAGGGCTATTCTTCTTACCGATGGTGATGTTTGGGTTGCACCAAATTTTAACCCCAATCCATATTGAAATGATTAACAGTATGGGGAGTACACCACTTTTACCAATTCTAGCCATGGCTGGCGGTGGTCAAGTTGGGGCAGCGTTAGCATTATGGATTCGTTGCCGTAATAATCAAGAATTAACAAATCTTATTAAAGGTGCCTTACCAGTCGGAATTTTAGGAATTGGTGAACCGTTGATTTATGGGGTTACCTTACCATTAGGACGTCCATTCATTACTGCTTGTATCGGTGGTGGGATTGGCGGAGCCGTTGTTGGTGGCTTGGGTCATATTGGCGCGATTGCCATTGGACCTTCCGGTGTCGCTCTGATTCCATTGATTGCTAATGGTCATTGGTTGGGCTACGTTGCTGGATTATTAGCCGCATATATTGGTGGATTTGTGGCGACTTACTTCTTCGGCATTCCCAAAGATGCCATGGCTGCTAAGGATAAAGATGGCAAGTTGCTAAATGCTTAGTTAACGGTAAAATGAGGTGGGAGGGATATAATGACTAATATTTTATTTACCATTCATAGTCGGCTAGCCGATTTTTCTAAAGCGGACCAAAAAATTGGGCGTTATATTCTAAAACATGCACATGCCGTGATTACGATGAGTACTGCTGAATTGGCAACCGCTGCTGGAGTTAGTACGGCGACAGTCGTGCGCTTTGGTAAAGCGATTATTCCAGACGGTGGTTACCCGGCTTTAAAATTAAAATTATCTGCTGAAACGAACGTTGATCAAAAATTGTATGCTGAAATCAATCCTCAAGATAGTTTGACGGCGGTCAAGTCCAAGCTAGCTTTGCGGGTATCACATACTATCGAAGAAACTAATGTGGTTTTAGAAAATGGTGCGTTAAAAAAAGCCAGTCAGTTATTGGCGCAAGCACAAAATATTTATGTCTATGGAATTGGCGCCTCTGATGTTGTCGCTTCTGATTTTCAACAGAAATTCATGCGCGTCGGTAAATCAGTGATGCATGCGGCCGATGGTCATTTGGTGGCAGTCGGTTTGACGACGCAGAAAGCTAATGCCGTCTTAGTTTTAGTATCAAACTCGGGTGAAAAAGCCGAAGGGCAACAATTAGCGGAAGTAGCCAAGACTGTTGCGGTCCCGATTATTGTTTTAACACGCAATGCCAAAAGCCCCCTTGGCCAATTGGCAGACGTTGTTTTACTGAATGATGATAGCGAAGAAAATCAAACGGCGCGGAGTGCAGCAACAACCTCATTATTGGCGCAACTTTATGTGGTGGATTTGCTGTATTATACCTACATTAAAGCTGATTATCAGACGCATATTCAACAATTAATTGAGTCACGGGATGCCATTCAAGAACATTTTTAATTAAGGAGAATCAGGTCATGTTTGGACTTAAAAAGAAGAATAAATTGGTTCGTTTAGGGGCTATTGCCACAGGTCAGTTAATGCCAATTACCGCGGTTGCTGATCAAGTGTTTTCACAAAAGATGATGGGCGATGGCTTTGCCATCACGCCTAGTACTGGTCAAATTGTCGCACCGGCTGCTGGCGAGATTAAAACAATTGCGGCCACGAAACATGCGATTATGATGACTACGGCGACTGGATTGGAATTAATGCTTCACTTAGGACTAGATACGGTTGAATTAAACGGTGCGCCATTTACCATTCAAGTTAATGTTGGCGATCAAGTAAAACTAGGAACGCCGCTGGTGACGATGGATTTAGCAGCTATTCAAGCAGCCGGAAAAGCGACGACCGTAATGACCGTCGTGACTAATATGGATCAAGTGACCAACCTCACTACAGCTAATAATCAAGCAATTACTGCTGGCGAAGTTGCTGTTGAAGCGACTTTGGCCTAAACAATCAAGCTAGTTATCAAGGATTAAGCCTTGATAACTAGCTTTTTTTAAGCATTCACACGCTTTAAATTTGAGTTTGTGTGATACAACTTTTTTGGTACCGCTACTGTAATTGTTAGCAATGCTGATTAAATTGTGTTATTGGGTGTTACAACTATTATATAGACAGTCTAGGTGCTGAGCCAATTTTATAAAAAGCAATGAAATTTAACTAAGTCTCTAGTATAATTGATGAGTTGTTGTTTATTGAATAATAATATTTTTTTACAAATTATTAAATAAAAAGGAGCTTAATCATGAGGGGAACTAAGGCAGTCAGAGCGTCGATATTAATGATTTTAATATCGCTTGTTGTGATCTCACCATTAATTTTAAATCAGACGGCTATTTTGGGGGTTGATGGCTATTTTCAATATAACCGAATTTATGATGCCGCAATGCAACTAAAAAATTATAATTTTAGTTTCTTGAATCTGTATTCATTCCAACAAGCAGGGCGGATTGTTAATCAAGTCTATAGTCCATTATTAACATATTTATTTGGTGCCATCCTTTTAATGGCGGGTAATTGGATGAATTTTCAGATTATTTCGGTAATGCTAGTTAGTTTTGTAGCTGGTATAACCATGTATTATGCCGCCCGTCGTCTCCAATTAAATTTTAAAGTTTCAGTTGCAGCTGGGGTGCTCTATCTAACATCTTTGTCGATTGTTGGTTTTGTATACAATGTTAGTTGGCGTGCAACTGCGCTGGCATTGGTGCCGTTGTTAGTAGGTTCAATGGTTGATTTTTATCATGGAAATTGGTCACTCAAGTCAATGTTAGGCTTAGGTGTCATTGTTGGCGGTCTCGCACAGGCACAAATTTTAACGACGATACTAGCATTACCCTTGTTGATTCCGTTCTTTGTGGTTGGATTGGTAAAATCTAGTCAGAAACTCCGGCAATTAGGTTACCTGT
This region of Lactobacillus sp. CBA3605 genomic DNA includes:
- a CDS encoding MupG family TIM beta-alpha barrel fold protein; this encodes MLGFSVYLNQPLDTHQFEKMASLQQAGFTGVFTSLHIPEEDATQYLARLKTLGAACQRLGLTLTADVSAAGMRRMGLAIENPNDMMALGVTTLRIDDGVEMATIASLSQQLPIALNASTITTANILALKAANANFDHLEAWHNYYPRPETGLDEAWLKTKNQWLQAQGFTTMAFVAGDAERRGPIKAGLPTLECDRNRQPLAAALNLLRYDHVDRVYIGDPALSCRVRYQFEQYFKNDILQLTGRTTVPALYDQLWHNRIDVARDVVRLVEGRQRLTAIMPVPPVSRPIGAITIDNDAYGRYVGELQLIKRGLAPDQRVNVVGQISAADVALLPLIGGNQAVKIIKEEPNQ
- the murQ gene encoding N-acetylmuramic acid 6-phosphate etherase; this encodes MNLSHLTTETRNQKTMALDTMPVADVLTLMNQEDQKVPTAIAKVLPQVETAVKSIIKSFQSGGRLFYIGAGTSGRLGVLDAAECVPTFGTEPEMVQGLIAGGMTAMTVAVEGAEDSKAFGKQDLVTAHLTANDTVVGIAASGRTPYVIGGLDYAKTVGAATVSLACNPGALISEHADTAIEVDVGPEILTGSTRLKSGTAQKLVLNMLSTVSMIGIGKVYQNLMVDVKPTNEKLVERAKRIIMQATDCSSTTATTAFIAADQDVKLAIVMVLTDLDHDEAAKRLQAGQGFVRKAI
- a CDS encoding MurR/RpiR family transcriptional regulator, with translation MTNILFTIHSRLADFSKADQKIGRYILKHAHAVITMSTAELATAAGVSTATVVRFGKAIIPDGGYPALKLKLSAETNVDQKLYAEINPQDSLTAVKSKLALRVSHTIEETNVVLENGALKKASQLLAQAQNIYVYGIGASDVVASDFQQKFMRVGKSVMHAADGHLVAVGLTTQKANAVLVLVSNSGEKAEGQQLAEVAKTVAVPIIVLTRNAKSPLGQLADVVLLNDDSEENQTARSAATTSLLAQLYVVDLLYYTYIKADYQTHIQQLIESRDAIQEHF
- a CDS encoding PTS glucose transporter subunit IIA — encoded protein: MFGLKKKNKLVRLGAIATGQLMPITAVADQVFSQKMMGDGFAITPSTGQIVAPAAGEIKTIAATKHAIMMTTATGLELMLHLGLDTVELNGAPFTIQVNVGDQVKLGTPLVTMDLAAIQAAGKATTVMTVVTNMDQVTNLTTANNQAITAGEVAVEATLA